GTGAAACAGGCGCTTCGCCGTCACAGCGTGAGCTTGAAGCCCACGTGCGAGGCCGTGAAGCCGAGCCGCTCATAGAAGCGATGGGCGTCCGTACGGGTGTTGTCGGAGGTCAGCTGCACCAACTGGCAGTTCTGGCGCCTGGATTCGGCGACCGCCCACTCGATGAGCTGTGTGCCGAGGCCGCTGCCGCGTTCATCGGCGTGGATGCGTACACCTTCGATGATGGAGCGGGTCGCGCCTTTGCGGGACAGACCCGGAATGACTGTGAGCTGGAGCGTGCCGACGACTCGGCCCTCACGGACCGCGACGACCAGGTGCTGGTTCGGGTCGCTGCTGAGCTGGTCGAGTGCGGCCAGGTAAGGCGTCAGGTCGTGCGGTGATTCACGCTGGGCGCCCAGTGGATCGTCTGCGAGCATGCCGACGATCGCGGGGATGTCATCGGCGACGGCGGCTCGTATTTCAAGATCTCCCATATTCGCACCCTACGCGGGGGTCGGAAGCGTCTCCACGGCCCGGACCAGTGGGGCGAGTTCGGGGTTCTTCGCGGCTTCGTCGAGGGCTTGGCGCAGGGCTGTGTCGTTGGTGGGGCGGGCTTCTTCGAGGAGGTTGCGGCCTGCGTCGGTGAGGTCGGTGTAGATGCCGCGGCGGTCGGTGGGGCAGAGGTAGCGGGAGAGCAGGCCGCGGTCCTCGAGGCGGGTGACGAGCCGGGTGGTGGCGCTCTGGCTGAGGACGACGGCGTCGGCGACCTGCTTCATCTGCAGATGCCCGCCTTCGCCGTCGTGCTGGCGGCCGAGCACGTCGAGCAGGGAGTACTCGCGCACGCTCAGGTCGTGCTTGCTCTGCAGAGCGCGCTCGATGTGCGCCTCGATCCTGCCGTACAGCAGGGAGAGGGCGCACCAGCCCTGGGCGAGGGCGGTGAGCGCGGGGTCCGTGGCGGTCATGGCTTTTCCTCCGGGCTGAGCGGTTTCCAGGCCTGAGTAGGGCAGAAGCGAAATAGCCTGCGCTTGCAAGTATGGAGCGTGTGCAAGTATTGTCTCCAGTCGTAAAACGCTCCTGCAATCTTCTGGGAAGGTGTACCCCTACATGCCTCTCGCGCTTCTGGCCCTCGCGATCGGGGCCTTCGGAATCGGAACGACCGAGTTCGTGATCATGGGCTTGCTGCCCGAGGTCGCGGGCGACTTCGGGGTCTCCATCCCCACGGCGGGGCTGCTCGTGACCGGCTACGCGCTCGGCGTGGTCCTCGGCGCTCCTCTGATGACCGTGCTCGGCACCAAGGTCTCCCGCAAGCGGATGCTGATGCTGCTGATGGGACTGTTCAGCGCCGGCAACCTGCTCTCCGCTTTCGCCCCCACCTTCGGCGTCATGCTGATCGGCCGTGTGGTCGCCTCGCTCGCCCACGGCGCCTTCTTCGGTATCGGCTCGGTCGTCGCGGCAGACCTGGTCGCGCCGGACAAGAAGGCCGGGGCCATCGCGATGATGTTCACCGGCCTGACCGTCGCCAACGTCGTCGGCGTCCCGCTGGGCACGTTCGTCGGACAGGCCGCCGGCTGGCGCG
Above is a window of Streptomyces sp. DT2A-34 DNA encoding:
- a CDS encoding GNAT family N-acetyltransferase; the encoded protein is MGDLEIRAAVADDIPAIVGMLADDPLGAQRESPHDLTPYLAALDQLSSDPNQHLVVAVREGRVVGTLQLTVIPGLSRKGATRSIIEGVRIHADERGSGLGTQLIEWAVAESRRQNCQLVQLTSDNTRTDAHRFYERLGFTASHVGFKLTL
- a CDS encoding MarR family winged helix-turn-helix transcriptional regulator, producing MTATDPALTALAQGWCALSLLYGRIEAHIERALQSKHDLSVREYSLLDVLGRQHDGEGGHLQMKQVADAVVLSQSATTRLVTRLEDRGLLSRYLCPTDRRGIYTDLTDAGRNLLEEARPTNDTALRQALDEAAKNPELAPLVRAVETLPTPA